The genomic segment TACGCATTCATTCTtgtgtattcttttttttttttttttttttttttagttaaaggCTCTCGTCCAGGAAAGAATGTCCAGTTGACAGAAAATGAGATCCGTGGCCTCTGCCTCAAGTCCCGTGAAATCTTCCTAAGCCAGCCCATCCTGCTGGAACTAGAGGCTCCCCTCAAAATTTGTGGTAAGTTCTAATGTCAGAAGCAGAAAAAGAAATTCTGTACTTTAGGTTTCGTCAGAAGgtttattaagtttttttttttttttttttttggttctcccgttacatgtgatttatttctgCAACCAGTAACAATGAAACTGTTTATAATTGCTTGTctttgctgccccctgcaggtgaTGTCCATGGTCAATACTATGATCTGCTCCGATTGTTTGAGTATGGAGGCTTCCCCCCAGAAAGTAACTACCTGTTTCTGGGTGACTACGTAGACCGAGGGAAGCAGTCACTGGAGACCATCTGCTTGCTGCTCACCTACAAAATCAAATATCCAGAGAACTTCTTCCTGCTGCGCGGCAACCACGAGTGTGCCTCTATAAACCGCATCTATGGTTTTTATGATGAGTGTAAGAGTGAACAACAAATTTACACTGACAGGAGGGAAAAACAATCCAAAATCATAGTCTGTGTTTCTCATCTTTGCAGGTAAGCGGCGGTATAACATTAAGCTGTGGAAGACTTTCACAGACTGCTTTAACTGTTTACCTGTGGCTGCCATTGTCGATGAGAAAATCTTCTGCTGTCATGGAGGTAGGCCATACTGCTCACATGCTGTCATACTTGTATTCAATGATCAGTCTTGGACTAAGACGGGTGTGCGGTTTCTGCCTCGTCCCAGGCCTGTCTCCTGATCTTCAGTCTATGGAACAGATCCGCAGAGTAATGCGACCCACAGATGTGCCTGACCAGGGCTTGTTATGTGACCTGCTGTGGGCCGATCCAGACAAAGATGTCCTGGGCTGGGGAGAAAATGACCGTGGTGTCTCTTTTACATTCGGGGCCGATGTGGTGGccaaatttttgcacaaacatGACATGGACCTAATATGCAGGGCACATCAGGTACGCACCATGTTGGGCTTCAAAGCCAGGAGGGTAACAGTTGTCCAGCAGTTAATTTATTACTTCTGTTTAACACATTTAAACTCTGTATGTGGTTATTTCAtttaacataaattacagaaatgggcaggtgctgtTTTGTTTAATTTAACTTAATTAGGCCCGGGGAAGATGCACTTATCTCTCGATGATGTGTATCACAGCACTGGGGTGTTGATTCAGTTCGTGTCATGATGCAACTCTGCAAGTATTGCACTTTGATATTACAAGGAGTTTTGTCTTCCTTTTGTAACACGAGGCCACGGGGAAAGCTGGATATTACCCTTCCAGAGGCTGTATGTCATAAGTCATATTTACAGATTTTGTGTTGTTGGGTCACTCGCAGCAGTAGCAGCAGCCGGCCGAGGGATTCGGCAGTACCGTTGCTCAGAGTGACCCACCACGTTTTTGTCTTGAACAGTTTGTCTTTAAACACAAAGACTCTCCCCATCTTTAATTTTTGCACTCTCTGGCTGCAACATCATGAAGTAAATATTCATCTGCATGCAGTTTAATCTCCGGAGGGATTTCTTGCAGTCCgccaggagttttttttcttttttattttttttaatgtttgtttggaATAGAGGCAACATTGTGTATTATTTACATGAGGTCTTCTATACATTCTGCCCTCTGCTGAATAAAAGCAGTACTGCCTTCTCACCTCGTCTGAAAGtagtttaattcatttcattCTGGACTTAAAAAATCAATTATGTTGTAAAATTATATATCATGAGTATctttttctttcatattttatgtttttttttaaagtgcatcTTTCCAAGTTGGCAATAGTTTGTCCATTAGGCTAAAACCTGCTAACAATTACTGGCAGTTATTTAGACTTTTAGATTTTGTTCATCCATTTGGCCAGATCAGTTAATGATCTAAAAGCTTTGAACTTGGCTGACAAAGTGGAAGTTAGGTTGTCCGTTTCTGTTTAACGCTCTGAGTGACTAACTGGTAGAGTTGCATGTTTAGTTAATGGCTCTGACCTGCTCCTCTCTGTCCTCAGGTGGTAGAAGATGGTTATGAGTTTTTTGCAAAGAGGCAGCTTGTTACTCTGTTTTCGGCTCCCAACTACTGTGGAGAGTTTGACAACGCTGGTGCCATGATGAGTGTGGATGAAACACTAATGTGCTCCTTTCAGGTGTGTCAAAGAGcttccttattattattattatttccttttgtCTCATGTATGTAAGATCCAGGCAAAATTAATGGTTTTCCAGGCAGAAATGTAGAGATTTAAAGtctgaaagaaaaataaaccagtaCATTCAAGGGGGAGATGcagttttgtgtgtatgtgcatgtgtgcacacttttttaattttgaaaaggtgtttttttttttttttttttttttggtttattgcTATGAACAAAAACTAAACCAGAAACATcatgttttcttaaaaaaaaaaaaaaaaaaaaaatctataacaaACGTGTTTGATATTATGGTAACCagttaatgttttctttttcgtACTTTTAGCACAAACCTTTAGTGCAAACTAAAATACCTTTCTGGGGTCATAAATAACACCACATAACAATCCCTTATCCTTGCCAAACTAATGAGACAgatcctgttaaaaaaaaaaatagaagtagATTGACAAATTTGTGgtcagactcttttttttttacaagggcACAAATCTTTGTCTGTGCTCATAAATGACCCCTCTTGAAGGTTAAACAGATTAAAGAGTCTCTTTATATAGAAATTGAAATTGGGCTTTAGAATATTCATTTTTCTATTAGACATAATAAATTATTTGGAATGTAATTGTTTCAGTCACACAGCACCCAGATGAATGTGTGGCCCTTCAGAGTAAAGGATCTGGACGCCTCTGCTGTAGATGTTTAACTTCACATGCAGAACTTCTCAGAATTCAACTCTGATTTGCTGAAGttatcatatttttttttcctccctttgTGTCATTCTTAAAAAATGGGTTTGTCTCTGAGGAGTGAAGCTTCACGTGTGTATATGTACAAAACTGAATGAAACTTTCTTTTCCCGTCAGATTCTGAAGCCAGCAGATAAGAAATTGTATCCTTACAGCGGAGGGGCCGGACTGGGATCTGGGAGGCCTGTTACCCCGCCTCGAAATTCAGCTAAGGGTGCTAAGGCCAAGAAATAACACCCACCAGATCCCCCTCTTCACACCTGCCACCTCCTTCTGGACcccacatattttttttttttctctctaccTCCCAAACCTGTTTCTCTCTTGTCAACAAATGGCAGCGAAGCAAAGAAACATCCAGGGTTCAAATCTGTTTTTCCTCTTTAAAACTATTTTTATCTCTTTGTTTGGCTGTTTGTGAAGTGAGAATGTTCCAGAGGGAATTTGCTGTATTATATTCCTCCGTTATTCCATCATTTTGTACAGAACATTTCTGCGTGTTGGTGATGTCACTTGGGGATGGGGGAGGGGCTTAGCTGTTGACACTAAGGCCCTGCACTGATTAATGCTAAAGATAAGCTCTTGTTCATGTTGTTTGAGATGACTGTGCAcagagcggtgtgtgtgtgtgtgtgtgtgcgcgcgcgcgcgtgtgcgtGCTGGGGCGGGGAGCAGAATAATGTTTTGCGGTGAAACCGTAACAGCATGGGGGACTCTCGTGCACAGGTGAACCTGTGAACACAATGGATTCACAATGGTGcaggttttttcttttgtttttcttctttgaaAGCCAGTAATTTGAGGATGAAGTTGTGAATGACAGTTTGTGTTAGACATTTAAAGCCAACATCTggcttaacttttttttttttctccttataGTCTTTTCTGAAATTTGATGTGGAATAAATGCAAACATTTATTTGATTTGGAGAACCATGCTGATCACTTTTTGGACATTGTTTTATGTTCGTTGCTGAGCTTAATGGCTGCTCttgaagtacagtagtgttcagagtaatagtagtgctatgtgactaaaaagattaatccaggttttgagtatatttcttattgttacatgggaaacaaggtaccagtagattcagtagattctcacaaatccaacaagaccaagcattcatgatatgcacactcttaaggctatgaaattgggctattagtaaaaaaaaaaaaagtagaaaagggggtgttcacaataatagtagcatctgctgttgacgctacaaactcaaaactattatgttcaaactgctttttcagcaatcctgtgaattactaaactagtatttagttgtataaccacagtttttcatgatttcttcacatctgcgaggcattaattttgttggtttggaaccaagattttgctggtttactagtgtgcttggggtcattgtcttgttgaaacacccatttcaagggcatgtcctcttcagcataaggaaacatgacctcttcaagtattttgacatatccaaactgatccatgatacctggtatgcgatatataggcccaacaccatagtaggagaaacatgcccatatcatgatgcttgcaccaccatgcttcactgtcttcactgtgaactgtggcttgaattcagagtttgggggtcatctcacaaactgtctgctgcccttggacccaaaaagaacaattttactctcatcagtccacaaaatattcctccatttctctttaggccagttgatgtgttctttggcaaattgtagcctcttctgcacgtcttttatttaacagagggactttgcgggggattcttgcaaataaattagcttcacacaggcgtcttctaactgtcacagcacttacaggtaactccagactgtctttgatcatcctggagctgatcaatgggtgagcctttaccattctggttattcttctatccattttgatggttgttttctgttttcttccacgtgtctctgttttttttttttttgtccattttaaagcgttggagatcattgtagatgatcagcctataatttttttgcacctgtgtataagttttcccctctccaatcaactttttaatcaaactacgctgttcttctgaacaatgtcttgaacgtcccattttcctcaggctttcaaagagaaaagcatgttcaacaggtgctggcttcatccttaaataggggacacctgattcacacctgtttgttccacaaaactgacaaactcactgactgaatgccacactactattattgtgaacacccccttttctacttttcattttttt from the Thalassophryne amazonica chromosome 16, fThaAma1.1, whole genome shotgun sequence genome contains:
- the ppp1caa gene encoding protein phosphatase 1, catalytic subunit, alpha isozyme a — protein: MSEPDKLNIDSIIQRLLEVKGSRPGKNVQLTENEIRGLCLKSREIFLSQPILLELEAPLKICGDVHGQYYDLLRLFEYGGFPPESNYLFLGDYVDRGKQSLETICLLLTYKIKYPENFFLLRGNHECASINRIYGFYDECKRRYNIKLWKTFTDCFNCLPVAAIVDEKIFCCHGGLSPDLQSMEQIRRVMRPTDVPDQGLLCDLLWADPDKDVLGWGENDRGVSFTFGADVVAKFLHKHDMDLICRAHQVVEDGYEFFAKRQLVTLFSAPNYCGEFDNAGAMMSVDETLMCSFQILKPADKKLYPYSGGAGLGSGRPVTPPRNSAKGAKAKK